One Campylobacter pinnipediorum subsp. caledonicus genomic window carries:
- the xseA gene encoding exodeoxyribonuclease VII large subunit: MLSVTELNEKAKTLLDTTFGYVEIAGEISRLTKHGSGHWYFTLKDDSSSVAAVMYKMNNLKLGFNVTDGMKVIVYAKVSLYVPSGSYQVIVNSLRPDGIGELELAFNQLKQKLALEGLFDPAYKKPIPHLPKKIALVTSATSAALQDMLRVLSQKWKLSEIFIFDSLTQGENAPQSLIKSLKKADSYGVDVIVLARGGGSKEDLWCFNDEGLAREIFNTKTPVISAIGHEIDYVISDFVADKRALTPSAAMFDLLPDEDAYFQYIDTISNDISKAIDVKFKNLQSKIELLNVKLSTDTILAKIDTKISKINNLKMSLENIILNKISLLTSDIRALKIGFDTREDFFKKTENLVEIRMFGKNINLQDLNVNDEIQIISQNVSRQAKITR; encoded by the coding sequence ATGTTAAGCGTAACAGAGCTAAATGAAAAGGCCAAGACTCTACTTGATACAACCTTTGGTTATGTTGAGATAGCTGGTGAAATTTCACGCTTAACCAAACATGGTTCAGGACATTGGTACTTTACATTAAAAGATGATAGTTCAAGTGTTGCTGCTGTAATGTATAAAATGAATAACTTAAAACTAGGTTTTAATGTTACTGATGGTATGAAGGTTATAGTTTATGCAAAGGTATCTTTGTATGTTCCAAGTGGCTCTTATCAAGTCATCGTAAACTCGTTAAGACCAGATGGCATAGGAGAGCTTGAATTAGCATTTAATCAGCTAAAACAAAAACTTGCCTTGGAGGGCTTGTTTGATCCAGCATATAAAAAACCAATACCTCACTTACCCAAAAAAATAGCCCTTGTTACATCAGCAACATCCGCTGCTTTGCAAGATATGCTAAGGGTTTTATCTCAAAAATGGAAACTTAGTGAAATTTTTATATTTGATTCTTTAACACAAGGCGAAAATGCACCACAATCTTTGATAAAATCTTTAAAAAAAGCTGATAGTTATGGTGTTGATGTTATAGTTTTGGCTCGTGGTGGTGGTAGTAAAGAGGATCTTTGGTGTTTTAATGATGAAGGCTTGGCTCGTGAAATTTTTAACACCAAAACACCTGTGATAAGTGCTATAGGACATGAGATAGATTATGTGATCAGCGATTTTGTTGCTGATAAAAGAGCTTTGACACCAAGTGCTGCTATGTTTGATCTTTTGCCTGATGAAGATGCTTATTTTCAATATATAGACACTATTTCAAATGATATTTCTAAAGCCATTGATGTGAAATTCAAAAATCTTCAAAGCAAGATAGAGCTACTAAATGTAAAACTTTCAACAGATACAATTTTAGCAAAAATAGATACAAAAATTTCAAAGATAAATAACTTAAAAATGAGTCTTGAAAATATTATTTTAAATAAAATTTCACTTCTTACATCTGATATAAGAGCTTTAAAAATCGGCTTTGACACAAGAGAGGATTTTTTTAAAAAAACTGAGAATTTAGTAGAGATAAGAATGTTTGGTAAAAATATAAATTTACAAGATTTAAATGTAAACGATGAGATACAAATTATTTCGCAAAATGTATCACGACAAGCAAAAATAACAAGATAA
- a CDS encoding class I SAM-dependent methyltransferase: MLQTKDTYDDVPYFSAAFVDSSPFRLQAVVTFLNIKNKSLENARVLELGCSYGGNILPFAIHNKNADVVGIDMSKTQVSIGNKIAKEAGVKNFKLIQKNILDLTQDDYKKLGKFDYIIAHGLYSWVDDDVKKSVLKLIKNVLSVDGISYISYNVYPGWNSFEILREYMLFVSSDESSYQGRLQKSKDELEFFKNFLRMNLQNIQNPTLRDSTKLLLTQLDFLKNITKDKKNDYYILHDFLETCNKPIYFNKFIKEIQEAGLCYLLDSTLDDIFNSSFGVFRFDEHIEKNYPKRVQKEQMKDFFQNRSFRKSLVMNSEILGSNDDFDVQIGIDEISKLNLIVKLSKKDDIFYIKDRALNSSFNDVFERFYEAYPSSLNMSDFKDKDTQNVLYAFLELISDVNTVIATKEFKKLDYVVGKTRLKEDIRGYVRYFANADEPVILFADALNQKVELDTSLAKIALEFDGKNSIDFLEKKFDKDSVSKVYSILQKAYFFESF; encoded by the coding sequence ATGCTACAAACAAAAGATACTTATGATGATGTGCCTTATTTTTCAGCAGCTTTTGTGGATTCTTCGCCTTTTAGGTTGCAAGCTGTAGTAACATTTTTAAACATAAAAAACAAGAGCTTGGAAAATGCCCGAGTTTTAGAGCTTGGCTGTTCTTACGGTGGAAATATTTTACCATTTGCTATTCATAATAAAAATGCCGATGTTGTAGGTATTGATATGTCAAAAACTCAAGTTAGTATAGGCAATAAAATAGCAAAGGAAGCTGGGGTTAAAAATTTTAAATTGATACAAAAAAATATACTAGATCTTACACAAGATGATTACAAAAAACTTGGTAAATTTGATTATATTATCGCTCACGGTCTTTATAGTTGGGTGGATGATGATGTAAAAAAATCCGTTTTAAAGCTTATAAAAAATGTTCTCTCGGTTGATGGGATCTCTTATATATCTTATAATGTATATCCTGGTTGGAATAGCTTTGAAATTTTAAGAGAATATATGCTTTTTGTAAGTAGTGATGAGAGTAGCTATCAAGGTAGGTTGCAAAAGTCAAAAGATGAGCTTGAGTTTTTTAAAAATTTTTTAAGAATGAATCTTCAAAATATACAAAACCCAACATTAAGAGATTCTACAAAGTTGCTTTTAACTCAACTTGATTTTTTAAAAAATATCACAAAAGATAAAAAGAATGATTATTATATCTTGCATGATTTTTTAGAAACTTGTAATAAGCCCATATACTTTAATAAATTTATAAAAGAGATACAAGAAGCTGGACTTTGTTATTTACTTGATTCTACTCTTGATGATATTTTTAACTCATCTTTTGGTGTTTTTAGGTTTGATGAGCATATTGAGAAAAATTATCCAAAAAGGGTGCAAAAAGAGCAGATGAAAGATTTTTTTCAAAATCGCTCATTTAGAAAAAGTTTAGTTATGAATAGTGAAATTTTAGGCTCTAATGATGATTTTGATGTGCAAATAGGTATTGATGAAATTTCTAAGTTAAATTTGATTGTAAAATTAAGCAAAAAAGATGATATTTTTTATATCAAAGATAGGGCTTTAAATAGCAGTTTTAACGATGTTTTTGAAAGATTTTATGAGGCTTATCCTAGCAGTTTAAATATGAGTGATTTTAAGGATAAGGATACTCAAAATGTTTTATATGCGTTTTTAGAGCTTATTAGTGATGTAAATACTGTGATTGCTACAAAAGAGTTTAAAAAGCTTGATTATGTTGTCGGTAAAACAAGATTAAAAGAAGATATAAGAGGGTATGTGAGGTATTTTGCAAATGCAGATGAGCCTGTGATTTTATTTGCTGATGCTTTAAATCAAAAAGTTGAACTAGACACTAGCTTAGCAAAGATAGCTTTGGAATTTGATGGAAAAAATAGTATTGATTTTTTAGAGAAAAAATTTGATAAAGATAGTGTTTCAAAGGTCTATTCTATTTTGCAAAAGGCTTATTTTTTTGAGAGTTTTTAA
- a CDS encoding DNA adenine methylase, which translates to MKENDAYLKEQILTYLGNKRSLLGFINQGVDIAKKELSKDKLSVGDLFSGSGIVSRNLKQHASYIVANDLELYSKITNECYLFNADFEFKKELEDLNKKLNQNIQTSLKDGFLSRLYAPLCDDDIKDNERVFYTRKNAIFLDTARQEIQSLDEDLKKFFIAPLLYEASNKANTSGVFKGFYKNKDGKGEFGGSGKNALKRIMADIVLPVPVFSNFNVKYDVFNKDSNELANELDELDLIYLDPPYNQHPYGSNYFMLNLIAKYDEPKEISKVSGITKDWNRSAYNKKAFASDAFFELIRNLKAKFILISFNSEGFISREKFEQELCKFGKVKILEQKYNTFKASRNLKNRQLHVIEYLYILKKQNKE; encoded by the coding sequence ATAAAAGAAAACGATGCTTATTTAAAAGAACAAATTTTAACTTATCTTGGAAACAAACGCTCTTTGTTAGGCTTTATAAATCAAGGTGTTGATATAGCCAAAAAAGAGCTTTCAAAAGATAAACTTAGTGTCGGGGATTTATTTTCTGGTTCAGGCATCGTTTCTAGGAATTTAAAGCAACATGCCAGTTATATTGTCGCAAATGATTTAGAGCTTTATTCTAAGATAACCAATGAATGTTATTTGTTTAATGCCGATTTTGAGTTTAAAAAAGAGCTTGAAGATCTAAATAAAAAGCTAAATCAAAATATACAAACAAGCTTAAAAGATGGCTTTTTGTCAAGGCTTTATGCACCTTTGTGCGATGATGATATAAAAGATAATGAAAGGGTGTTTTATACTAGGAAAAATGCAATTTTTTTAGATACAGCAAGGCAAGAGATACAAAGCCTAGATGAGGATTTAAAAAAGTTTTTTATAGCACCTCTTTTGTATGAAGCTAGCAATAAAGCAAACACAAGTGGTGTTTTTAAAGGATTTTATAAAAATAAAGATGGCAAGGGTGAGTTTGGTGGTAGTGGCAAAAACGCATTAAAAAGGATAATGGCTGATATTGTATTGCCTGTGCCTGTCTTTTCAAATTTTAATGTCAAATATGATGTGTTTAATAAAGACTCAAATGAACTTGCAAATGAACTTGATGAGCTTGATTTGATATACTTAGACCCCCCTTATAATCAGCATCCTTATGGGTCTAACTATTTTATGTTAAATCTAATAGCAAAATACGATGAGCCAAAAGAAATTTCAAAAGTTTCAGGAATAACAAAAGATTGGAACAGGTCAGCTTATAACAAAAAAGCCTTTGCTTCGGATGCTTTTTTTGAACTCATAAGGAATTTAAAAGCAAAATTTATCCTTATATCGTTTAATTCTGAAGGGTTTATTAGTCGTGAAAAGTTCGAGCAAGAGCTTTGTAAATTTGGAAAAGTTAAGATACTTGAACAAAAATACAATACATTTAAAGCAAGTAGAAATTTAAAAAACAGACAACTACATGTTATAGAGTATTTATATATATTAAAAAAACAAAACAAGGAATAA
- the ubiE gene encoding bifunctional demethylmenaquinone methyltransferase/2-methoxy-6-polyprenyl-1,4-benzoquinol methylase UbiE, with translation MQKQEQIVKMFDNIAPTYDVANRVLSMGIDISWRKYACKQTLLKIDQDDLNIVDVACGTGDMMGMWKNIADDMDKDIHNLIGIDPSSGMLKQGQEKFPNFIFKQAFADNTGLDSNFADILSISYGIRNVVARKEALAEFNRVLKMGGYVVVLEFTKRKKAGPITRIRDFYLSSILPKIGAFISKDKEAYEYLPSSIDSFLDSESFCKELVRAGFEIVECKGFSMDISTLFIAKKVKSC, from the coding sequence ATGCAAAAACAAGAACAAATAGTAAAAATGTTTGACAATATAGCCCCTACTTACGATGTTGCAAATAGGGTTTTGAGTATGGGTATTGATATTAGTTGGAGAAAATATGCTTGTAAACAAACACTACTTAAAATAGATCAAGATGATCTAAATATCGTAGATGTTGCTTGTGGAACCGGTGATATGATGGGTATGTGGAAGAATATAGCTGATGATATGGATAAAGATATACATAATTTAATCGGTATTGATCCATCTTCTGGTATGTTAAAACAAGGGCAAGAAAAATTTCCAAATTTTATATTTAAACAAGCATTTGCCGATAATACAGGCCTTGATAGCAATTTTGCTGATATTTTGAGTATTAGTTATGGGATTAGAAATGTCGTTGCAAGAAAAGAGGCTTTGGCTGAGTTTAATAGAGTGTTAAAAATGGGTGGATATGTTGTTGTGCTTGAGTTTACAAAAAGAAAAAAAGCTGGTCCTATAACAAGAATTCGCGATTTTTACCTTAGTTCTATATTGCCTAAAATAGGTGCATTTATATCAAAAGACAAAGAAGCATATGAATATTTGCCAAGCTCCATAGATAGCTTTTTGGACTCGGAATCATTTTGCAAAGAGCTTGTTAGAGCCGGTTTTGAGATAGTTGAATGCAAGGGTTTTAGCATGGATATATCTACATTGTTTATAGCAAAAAAAGTTAAATCATGTTAA
- the serC gene encoding phosphoserine transaminase, with amino-acid sequence MRMINFSAGPTGLPLEVLQKAQSEFVNYHNEGYSIMEISHRSKTYEEVHFGAMQKIRELYNISDDFDILFLQGGAHLQFSMIPLNLYQGGVTEYVDTGVWTSKAIKEAQILGINHKVVASSKDDNFNHIPDINFDDNADFSYICSNNTIYGTQYKSLPKSKAPLVVDSSSDFFSRPLDFSDIGVLYGGAQKNAGPSGVTIVIIRKDLIDRVSSNNVPMFLRYKTHADAKSLYNTPPTFAVYLLNLNMQWLLDRGGLKAIDQINTKKAEILYSVIDSSDDFYIGHAKKEDRSVMNVSFGIKNKDLEPIFVSEALKNNMLGLKGHRHLGGIRASIYNAVSVEDVSILADFMKEFARKNG; translated from the coding sequence ATGAGAATGATAAATTTTAGCGCAGGACCAACAGGGCTTCCTCTTGAGGTTTTGCAAAAAGCACAATCTGAGTTTGTGAATTATCATAATGAAGGTTATAGCATAATGGAAATAAGTCATCGCTCAAAGACTTATGAAGAGGTTCACTTTGGTGCTATGCAAAAAATAAGAGAGTTGTATAATATTTCAGATGATTTTGATATTTTATTTTTGCAAGGTGGCGCTCATTTACAATTTAGCATGATACCTCTAAATCTTTATCAAGGCGGTGTTACTGAGTATGTAGATACTGGTGTTTGGACTTCAAAAGCTATAAAAGAGGCTCAAATTTTAGGCATAAATCACAAAGTTGTTGCTAGTTCTAAAGATGATAATTTTAACCACATCCCTGATATTAATTTTGACGATAATGCTGATTTTAGTTATATTTGTTCTAATAATACGATTTATGGAACCCAATACAAATCACTACCAAAAAGCAAAGCACCTTTGGTTGTAGATAGTTCTAGTGATTTTTTCTCTCGCCCACTTGATTTTAGCGATATTGGTGTTTTATATGGAGGAGCTCAAAAAAATGCCGGTCCCAGTGGTGTTACTATTGTTATAATAAGAAAAGATTTGATTGATAGGGTTAGTTCAAACAATGTTCCTATGTTTTTGAGATACAAAACTCATGCAGACGCTAAATCTTTATATAATACACCTCCAACATTTGCTGTTTATCTTTTAAATCTAAATATGCAATGGCTTTTAGATCGTGGCGGACTTAAAGCTATTGATCAAATAAATACAAAAAAAGCTGAAATTTTATATAGCGTTATAGATAGCTCTGATGATTTTTATATAGGACATGCAAAAAAAGAGGATAGGTCTGTGATGAATGTCAGTTTTGGTATCAAAAATAAAGATTTAGAACCTATTTTTGTAAGTGAAGCTTTAAAAAATAATATGCTTGGATTAAAAGGGCATAGGCATTTAGGTGGCATAAGGGCTTCTATATATAATGCTGTTAGTGTTGAAGATGTGTCTATTTTAGCTGATTTTATGAAGGAATTTGCTAGAAAAAATGGCTAA
- a CDS encoding Fur family transcriptional regulator: MQHVSLLKRFGLKVTPQRLSVLKVLDKHTHPTIDELYEEIKKENPSVSLATVYKNLNTLKDEGLVVEVNIINQKPRYDIYEHPHIHVVCDNCGYVQDVSYDDAELNKYQENLEKNLGNIIERLNLVANVKTCKKCR, translated from the coding sequence ATGCAACATGTTTCCTTATTGAAGCGGTTTGGCTTAAAAGTAACGCCCCAAAGACTTAGTGTTCTAAAAGTTTTAGATAAACACACACACCCAACTATAGATGAACTATATGAAGAGATAAAAAAAGAAAATCCATCTGTTTCGTTGGCTACTGTATATAAGAATTTAAACACACTAAAAGATGAAGGTTTGGTAGTTGAGGTTAATATAATAAATCAAAAACCAAGATATGATATATACGAACACCCTCACATTCATGTTGTTTGTGATAATTGTGGATATGTTCAAGATGTTAGCTATGATGATGCTGAACTTAATAAATACCAAGAAAATCTTGAAAAAAATCTAGGTAATATTATAGAGCGATTAAATCTAGTTGCTAATGTCAAAACTTGCAAAAAATGTAGATAA